AAGGTCCCCCTCACGAAGGAGCGCTTCTTCGCCCTGGCCGACCGGGCCCGCGAGGCCTTGGCCTTCGCCTAAACCTTGGCGATGGTGCCCTGGCCCAAGGCCACCAGCTTGGGCTCGGGTTCCTCGCTGTAGACCTCGCCCTGGACCACGGCCAGGCGCTTGCCCGCCTGCACCACCTTACCGCGGGCCAAAAGCCTTTCCCCCTTGGCAGGGCGGAGGAAGTTCAGCTTGAACTCCACGGTAAGCACCTCAGGTCCTAAGACCAGGCCTCCGGCGAAGGTGAGGGCGTTGTCCAAAAGGGCGGCGATCACCCCGCCCTGCACCACCCCCAGGTGCTGGTAAAACTCGGGGCGCACCGGGAGGGCAAGTTCCACCTCTTCTTCCCCAGCCGAGAGGAGCTCCATCCCCAGGTGCTGGCTGAAGGGCTGGGCTTTGAGCACCTTTTGCGCCAAAGCGGTCCGGTCCATGGCTTCTCCTTGTCCAGGTCAAAGCTTACCCTGGGTTTCCAGGGGTTCCAGGGCCTCCCAAAGCTTCAGCACCACCCCGTGGAGCAAGGGGAAGGCCTTGCGGGTGGGCTTCAGGCGGTGGCCTGCCACCTCCAGGTAGCCTTCCTGGGCCAAGCCCCTGGCGGAGCCTTCCAGGAGGGGCCAGAGGGAAAGGCCCGCGCGCCTTTCCACCTCGCCCACGTCCAGCCCTTCCCGCAGGCGCAGCCCCAGCATGAGGCTCTCCTTGGCGTGCTCTAGGGGGGAGATAGCTTCTTCCGAGGGGGGCTCTCCGGAAAGCCAGCGGGGGAGGGGGGGGTGGGTGCGCCGGAAGGCGTAGGCCGAACCCCCGCCCGGGTACTGGCCCGTGGCCCCAGGGCCCAGGGCCAGCCAGAAGCCGTTTTGCCAGTAGACCTGGTTGTGCCTGGCCTCTTCCCCGGGCCTGGCGAAGTTGGAGACCTCGTAGCGCAGAAGACCGGCTTCTCCCAGGACTTCCTCCGCCCGCTCCATGGCCCAGGCCTCCCGCTCGGGGTCCTCCTTCAGGCCCATAAGGGCGAAGGGGGTGCCCCGTTCCACCTGCAGGGTGTAGGCGGACACGTGCCCCACCCCCAAGGCGGCGGCCTCGGCCAGGTCCTGTTCCACGTCCTGCATAGGCAGGCCCAGGATGAGGTCTAGGGAAACCCGGAAGCCCCCCTCTAAGGCCAACTCCACCGCCTTCAGGGCTCCCTTGCGCCCATGGGCCCGGCCCAGAAACTTGAGTACGCCCTCTTGGAAGCTTTGGACCC
This genomic stretch from Thermus thermamylovorans harbors:
- a CDS encoding PaaI family thioesterase — encoded protein: MDRTALAQKVLKAQPFSQHLGMELLSAGEEEVELALPVRPEFYQHLGVVQGGVIAALLDNALTFAGGLVLGPEVLTVEFKLNFLRPAKGERLLARGKVVQAGKRLAVVQGEVYSEEPEPKLVALGQGTIAKV
- the hemW gene encoding radical SAM family heme chaperone HemW, yielding MASLYVHVPFCPTLCPYCNFHVVRRAPGWVEAYLKRLREEAQGLYLSHPEPLATLYLGGGTPSFLRDRELLALFQALPWRLERGAEVTLEANPGTLNRERLALLKDLGVNRLSLGVQSFQEGVLKFLGRAHGRKGALKAVELALEGGFRVSLDLILGLPMQDVEQDLAEAAALGVGHVSAYTLQVERGTPFALMGLKEDPEREAWAMERAEEVLGEAGLLRYEVSNFARPGEEARHNQVYWQNGFWLALGPGATGQYPGGGSAYAFRRTHPPLPRWLSGEPPSEEAISPLEHAKESLMLGLRLREGLDVGEVERRAGLSLWPLLEGSARGLAQEGYLEVAGHRLKPTRKAFPLLHGVVLKLWEALEPLETQGKL